One window of the Phycisphaerae bacterium genome contains the following:
- a CDS encoding sulfatase-like hydrolase/transferase — translation MARRTLRACVARTEVFLLAAALLVTVLAKLRIVRSCAPPSVVEAWLGVALPDLAFFAGLATLGALAYAVWPRKWTARLTLVLATLVLVWAVLNGIWLAVTGVQLQPGVLQVVLRHPTDFWPTVRPHLGYHPRVALGLVVAVPAALAWVIWRIVRPAPAKLARGWWVGGAAVCAALVILLLAVHRRATRSFVPESLDQVLGYSSHWGVIESAFATSDLTPAPGTPARHVPIAGERSVGLPPAAAAVRPNIVLLMLESVPYTAAVAGTPEYEAMPTLNRLAGEGMLFESLRVPVPQTGKAMWATLTGTTPDVGPDYVESVLADAPYEGLPTLLARVGYRSAFFEMSKGTFQCAPATFANFGFDWAWFRENLEDASADLGYLSGDDFRILDPALAWATSASGPFLFMLITSAAHDPYEVPAWFEPPANGSRNRYLQALRYTDAFIAELLQRLAAHQLADQTLLCMLGDHGEGFRAESHRLRWIPYEEVLRVPWVLHWPGHVPPGTRAAWPCSQLDVTPTLLTLLGFDISGAGFEGRCALTPCDPDRRLYFTAWYEGSPAGYVEGNTKRVYWPTSGRVQEYDLATDPQEKSPIVLESPAAEQVVADLRNWRRAQHLDIPAKRFRQRFVYDHWWVFSTGRYARAYYVP, via the coding sequence ATGGCGCGGCGTACCCTGCGCGCCTGCGTTGCTCGCACGGAAGTCTTCCTGCTCGCCGCGGCGCTGCTGGTCACCGTCCTGGCCAAGCTGCGCATCGTCCGCAGTTGCGCGCCGCCCAGCGTCGTCGAGGCCTGGCTCGGTGTGGCCCTGCCCGATCTCGCCTTCTTCGCCGGCCTTGCCACCCTTGGTGCCCTCGCTTACGCGGTCTGGCCGCGCAAGTGGACGGCGCGGCTCACGCTGGTACTCGCGACGTTGGTTCTGGTCTGGGCGGTGTTGAACGGCATCTGGCTGGCCGTCACCGGCGTGCAGCTCCAGCCGGGCGTGCTCCAGGTTGTGCTGCGCCACCCGACGGATTTCTGGCCCACCGTCCGACCGCATCTTGGCTACCATCCGCGCGTCGCGCTCGGCCTGGTGGTTGCGGTCCCCGCCGCCCTGGCGTGGGTTATCTGGCGCATCGTACGACCCGCGCCCGCAAAGCTGGCGCGCGGGTGGTGGGTCGGGGGAGCGGCGGTGTGTGCCGCGCTGGTGATTCTGCTGCTCGCGGTCCATCGCCGCGCCACGCGGAGCTTTGTCCCCGAGTCGCTCGACCAGGTGCTCGGCTACAGCAGCCACTGGGGCGTCATCGAGTCGGCGTTCGCCACCTCCGACCTGACCCCCGCGCCCGGTACGCCTGCGCGCCACGTGCCGATCGCCGGCGAACGCTCCGTCGGCCTGCCGCCCGCCGCAGCGGCTGTTCGACCGAACATCGTGCTGTTGATGTTGGAGAGCGTGCCCTACACCGCCGCGGTCGCCGGTACGCCGGAGTACGAGGCCATGCCGACGCTGAACCGGCTGGCCGGCGAGGGCATGTTGTTCGAGAGCCTGCGGGTGCCTGTGCCGCAGACCGGCAAGGCGATGTGGGCGACGCTCACGGGCACCACGCCGGACGTTGGTCCCGACTACGTCGAATCGGTGCTCGCCGACGCGCCGTACGAGGGCCTGCCGACGCTGCTGGCCCGCGTCGGCTACCGCAGCGCGTTCTTCGAGATGTCGAAGGGGACGTTCCAGTGCGCGCCGGCGACCTTCGCCAATTTCGGCTTCGACTGGGCGTGGTTCCGCGAGAACCTGGAAGATGCGTCCGCCGACCTCGGCTACCTCAGCGGCGATGACTTCCGCATACTGGACCCGGCGCTGGCCTGGGCAACCAGCGCGTCCGGACCGTTCCTGTTCATGCTGATCACTTCCGCCGCGCACGATCCCTACGAGGTGCCGGCGTGGTTCGAGCCGCCCGCCAATGGCTCGCGCAACCGCTACCTGCAGGCGCTCCGCTACACCGACGCCTTCATCGCCGAGCTGCTGCAGCGCCTGGCGGCCCACCAGCTCGCCGATCAGACGCTGTTGTGCATGCTTGGGGACCACGGCGAAGGATTCCGGGCCGAGTCCCATCGTCTCCGCTGGATCCCCTACGAGGAAGTGCTCCGCGTGCCGTGGGTGCTTCACTGGCCCGGGCACGTACCACCCGGCACGCGCGCGGCGTGGCCCTGTTCGCAACTCGACGTGACCCCGACGCTGTTGACCCTGCTCGGCTTCGACATCAGCGGCGCCGGCTTCGAGGGACGTTGTGCCTTGACGCCCTGCGACCCCGACCGGCGGCTGTACTTCACCGCCTGGTACGAGGGCAGCCCGGCGGGCTACGTCGAGGGCAACACCAAACGCGTGTACTGGCCGACCAGCGGGCGGGTCCAGGAATATGACCTCGCCACTGATCCGCAGGAAAAGTCACCAATCGTCCTGGAGTCGCCCGCCGCCGAGCAGGTGGTCGCGGACCTGCGCAACTGGCGGCGCGCCCAGCACCTGGACATCCCGGCGAAGCGCTTCCGGCAGCGCTTCGTCTACGACCACTGGTGGGTGTTCAGCACCGGACGTTACGCCCGCGCCTACTACGTGCCGTAG
- a CDS encoding exosortase/archaeosortase family protein, which yields MCPTQTVAVSQPSISGRAALVRLLVLLVLVALVFQFELRMAWGTIRDSGEWSHALVLPLLVALLAWQRRRDLAAALDHGSAWGPVIIVLGLAVVALNLWPLEFGYLRAIALVPVCVGVLLTTCGRRLLRPCLPMFLLLALSIPLGPRQYAALIIRAETYTLAAGRALLSALPGVNVTQTGPDLDFVRGSQTGTVAPGEPRRGASLLVTHAVLGVCVVCARRRPRWQVVLLALAAVPIVLLSNLGRFVLLGLFAVYAHAAPLSAWPRATAAVLSLVLAYLLFAAAIGLLNLFVPQPAERAPVAAEER from the coding sequence ATGTGCCCCACACAGACCGTCGCCGTCAGCCAGCCGTCGATCTCCGGACGAGCCGCGCTCGTGCGGCTGCTGGTGCTTCTGGTGCTGGTGGCGCTTGTGTTTCAATTCGAGCTGCGCATGGCCTGGGGCACGATCCGCGACTCCGGCGAGTGGTCGCATGCGCTGGTGTTGCCGCTGCTCGTCGCGCTGTTGGCCTGGCAGCGCCGCCGTGACCTCGCCGCTGCGCTCGACCATGGCTCGGCGTGGGGGCCGGTCATCATCGTGCTCGGCCTGGCCGTGGTGGCGTTGAATCTGTGGCCGCTGGAATTCGGTTACCTGCGGGCGATCGCGCTAGTCCCCGTTTGTGTGGGCGTGCTGCTGACCACGTGCGGGCGGCGCCTACTGCGGCCGTGCCTGCCCATGTTTCTGTTGCTCGCGCTCAGCATACCGCTCGGCCCGCGCCAGTACGCCGCGCTCATCATCCGTGCGGAAACCTACACGCTCGCGGCCGGCCGCGCCCTGCTGTCCGCGTTGCCCGGCGTAAACGTGACGCAAACCGGGCCGGACCTCGACTTCGTGCGCGGCAGCCAGACCGGGACCGTCGCGCCGGGCGAGCCCCGGCGTGGCGCTTCGCTGTTGGTTACGCATGCGGTCCTCGGCGTCTGCGTGGTCTGCGCGCGCCGCCGACCGCGCTGGCAGGTGGTCCTGCTGGCGCTGGCGGCTGTTCCGATCGTACTGCTGTCCAATCTCGGCCGCTTCGTCCTGCTGGGCCTGTTCGCGGTGTACGCCCACGCCGCGCCGCTCAGCGCCTGGCCACGCGCGACGGCGGCCGTGCTCTCGCTGGTGCTCGCATATCTGCTGTTCGCCGCGGCGATCGGACTGCTGAACCTCTTTGTGCCGCAGCCGGCCGAGCGCGCGCCGGTGGCCGCGGAGGAGCGCTGA